The following coding sequences are from one Alosa alosa isolate M-15738 ecotype Scorff River chromosome 3, AALO_Geno_1.1, whole genome shotgun sequence window:
- the LOC125291560 gene encoding high affinity choline transporter 1-like encodes MAIHAEGLVAIVIFYLLILAVGIWAAWKNKNAGGEGVDQSETIMVGGRDIGLFVGGFTMTATWVGGGYINGTAEYVYLPGFGLAWAQAPFGYALSLVVGGLFFAKPMRSRGYVTMLDPFQQIYGKRMGGLLFIPALMGEIFWSAAILSALGATLSVIVDININMSVMISALIAIFYTLVGGLYSVAYTDVVQLFCIFVGLWISVPFALSNPAVSSIAVTAVEKVHQEPWLGSIKPSEGWMWMDNFCLLMLGCILSFLWQCLFRCWGHSLAGSFCLPASATYAQVLSFLAAFGCIVMAIPSVLIGAIGASTDWNQTAYGSVSPKDNEQSDMILPIVLQYLCPPYISFFGLGAVSAAVMSSADSSILSASSMFARNIYQLAFRQSASDREIIWVMRITIFVFGALATAMALLTGTVYGLWYLSSDLVYVIIFPQLLSVLFVKGTNTYGSVAGYIFGLVLRIGGGEPYLKLPPFICYPGCFVEQKTHRLTMEVEYITVQKFPFKTVSMVASFLGNVAFSYLAKYLFESGTLSPKYDFLDGVLSKHSTEIMDKTTLVGNDNIILSEMAPVKPRLSMSLAGTFTNKEALSDDGDSSPESNNEHD; translated from the exons ATGGCCATCCACGCAGAAGGACTGGTGGCAATTGTTATCTTCTATCTGCTGATCCTGGCTGTAGGGATATGGGCAGCGTGGAAAAACAAAAATGCCGGCGGGGAAGGTGTAGACCAAAGCGAGACTATAATGGTCGGTGGAAGGGACATTGGATTGTTTGTTGGTGGATTCACCATGACTG CAACCTGGGTCGGAGGAGGCTATATCAATGGTACCGCTGAATATGTGTATTTGCCTGGATTTGGACTGGCCTGGGCACAGGCACCGTTTGGATATGCACTCAGCTTGGTTGTAG GTGGCCTATTCTTTGCCAAGCCCATGCGTTCCAGAGGATATGTGACTATGCTGGATCCCTTTCAGCAGATCTATGGGAAAAGAATGGGTGGACTGCTCTTTATTCCCGCTCTCATGGGAGAGATTTTCTGGTCAGCCGCCATTCTCTCAGCTCTGG GAGCCAcactgagtgtaatcgtagaTATCAACATCAATATGTCTGTCATGATCTCAGCACTCATTGCAATCTTCTACACTTTGGTTGGAGGACTGTATTCTGTGGCGTACACAGATGTTGTTCAGCTCTTTTGTATATTTGTTGGCTTG TGGATCAGTGTGCCTTTTGCTCTCTCAAATCCTGCTGTGTCAAGCATTGCTGTCACTGCGGTTGAGAAAGTTCACCAAGAACCATGGCTTGGCAGCATTAAACCCTCTGAAGGGTGGATGTGGATGGACAACTTTTGCCTTTTG ATGTTGGGGTGTATTTTATCATTCCTGTGGCAGTGCCTTTTCAGATGTTGGGGGCATTCCTTGGCAGGTTCTTTCTGCCTTCCTGCCTCAGCTACCTATGCCCAAGTCCTTTCATTCCTTGCTGCCTTTGGCTGCATTGTTATGGCCATACCCTCAGTTCTAATTGGAGCAATAGGGGCCTCCACAG ATTGGAACCAGACTGCATATGGCTCTGTCTCCCCCAAGGATAATGAGCAGTCAGACATGATCCTGCCTATCGTGCTCCAGTATCTGTGCCCCCCCTACATCTCCTTTTTCGGCTTAGGGGCAGTGTCAGCAGCCGTGATGTCTTCAGCTGACTCTTCCATTCTTTCAGCTAGTTCCATGTTTGCCCGAAACATCTACCAGCTTGCTTTTCGCCAATCG GCTTCAGACCGTGAGATCATCTGGGTGATGAGGATCACCATCTTTGTCTTTGGAGCTTTAGCAACAGCAATGGCCCTGCTTACCGGCACAGTGTACGGCTTATGGTACCTGAGCTCGGACCTGGTCTACGTGATCATCTTCCCTCAGCTCCTCAGTGTGCTGTTTGTGAAAGGCACTAACACATATGGCTCTGTGGCTGGTTACATCTTTGGCCTTGTGCTGCGCATTGGAGGTGGAGAGCCATACCTTAAGCTCCCCCCTTTCATCTGTTATCCAGGCTGCTTCGTAGAGCAGAAGACACACCGGCTTACCATGGAGGTTGAATATATCACCGTTCAAAAATTTCCCTTCAAGACAGTGTCAATGGTCGCTTCCTTCTTGGGTAATGTGGCTTTCTCATACCTCGCCAAGTATCTCTTCGAAAGTGGGACACTGTCACCAAAGTATGACTTCTTGGATGGTGTCCTCtcaaagcacagcacagagaTCATGGATAAAACTACTCTGGTGGGCAATGACAATATCATCCTGTCAGAGATGGCCCCAGTCAAGCCCCGTCTCAGCATGTCATTGGCGGGAACATTCACAAACAAAGAGGCTCTCAGTGATGATGGAGACTCCAGCCCAGAATCCAACAATGAACATGACTAA
- the LOC125292193 gene encoding claudin-14-like: MASMGLQLLGFFLGLLSLLGTVIATLIPQWRRTAYVGSNIITATAYMKGLWMDCVWHSTGIYQCKMHRSMLALPPDVQAARALMVLSCVGSVLAIALSTVGMKCTYCAQGGTTKNCLARSGGVCFFFAGLSCLVTVSWTTNDTIRDFYNPFYSHGMKYEIGWSVYIGFVSGSLSVIGGVILCSTCGESHLASRATRQPQPAPTYQPHAAHQSNHTPSPTSASSSGYRLSDFV; this comes from the coding sequence ATGGCCAGCATGGGGCTGCAGCTGCTGGGCTTCTTCCTGGGTCTCCTGAGCTTGCTGGGGACAGTGATCGCCACACTGATACCCCAGTGGCGCCGCACGGCATACGTGGGCTCCAACATCATCACTGCCACAGCGTACATGAAGGGCCTGTGGATGGACTGTGTGTGGCACAGCACAGGCatttatcagtgtaaaatgcaCCGCTCGATGCTGGCCCTACCTCCGGACGTGCAAGCTGCCCGTGCCCTCATGGTCCTCTCCTGTGTCGGCTCTGTCCTGGCTATTGCACTGTCCACTGTGGGCATGAAGTGCACTTATTGCGCTCAGGGAGGGACCACCAAAAACTGCCTGGCCAGGAGTGGAGGAGTCTGCTTCTTTTTTGCAGGACTGTCCTGTCTTGTCACTGTGTCCTGGACCACAAATGACACCATCCGAGACTTCTACAACCCCTTCTACAGCCATGGTATGAAATATGAGATAGGGTGGTCTGTCTATATCGGGTTTGTCTCAGGCTCCCTCAGTGTGATTGGTGGAGTGATCTTGTGCTCAACCTGCGGAGAGTCCCACCTGGCCAGCCGTGCCACCAGGCAGCCTCAGCCAGCCCCAACATACCAGCCCCATGCTGCCCACCAGAGCAATCACACGCCCTCTCCAACCTCTGCGTCCAGCAGTGGCTACAGACTCAGTGATTTTGTTTGA